The Oncorhynchus tshawytscha isolate Ot180627B linkage group LG30, Otsh_v2.0, whole genome shotgun sequence genome includes a region encoding these proteins:
- the LOC112228505 gene encoding PRKR-interacting protein 1 homolog isoform X1, giving the protein MAVIKEKDGRPGKQPGKESQPLIIAKTPAEEQRLKLERLMRNPDKPAPIPDRPKEWNPRAPPEFVRDVMGSSAGAGSGEFHVYRHLRRREYQRQDFLDKMTEKQKMDLDYLDKVSDNQQAADVRTAKRRKKREKLKQKKLMAKKAKQDANKGEDSEKSSSSSEEDDQEREAEDDAEAPSFVMGKR; this is encoded by the exons ATGGCGGTGATCAAGGAAAAagatgggagaccagggaaaCAGCCAGGAAAGGAATCTCAGCCTTTGATTATAGCCAAAACTCCAGCAGAGGAGCAACGCCTGAAATTGGAGAGATTGATGAGAAACCCT GATAAACCTGCTCCTATCCCAGACCGACCGAAAGAATGGAACCCCCGGGCTCCTCCGGAGTTTGTGCGGGATGTGATGG GCTCCAGTGCAGGAGCTGGCAGTGGAGAATTCCATGTGTACAGACACCTTCGCAGGCGAGAGTATCAGAGACAGGACTTCCTGGACAAGATGACTGAGAAG CAAAAGATGGATTTGGACTATCTTGACAAGGTGTCAGATAACCAACAGGCAGCTGATGTAAGAACAGCCAAACGCAGGAAGAAAAG GGAAAAGCTGAAGCAGAAGAAGCTTATGGCAAAAAAAGCCAAGCAGGATGCCAACAAAGGTGAAG ATTCTGAGAAGTCCTCCTCCAGCAGTGAAGAGGACGACCAGGAGAGGGAGGCTGAGGATGATGCAGAGGCGCCCAGTTTCGTCATGGGGAAGAGATGA
- the LOC112228505 gene encoding PRKR-interacting protein 1 homolog isoform X2, which yields MAVIKEKDGRPGKQPGKESQPLIIAKTPAEEQRLKLERLMRNPDKPAPIPDRPKEWNPRAPPEFVRDVMGSSAGAGSGEFHVYRHLRRREYQRQDFLDKMTEKQKMDLDYLDKVSDNQQAADVRTAKRRKKREKLKQKKLMAKKAKQDANKDSEKSSSSSEEDDQEREAEDDAEAPSFVMGKR from the exons ATGGCGGTGATCAAGGAAAAagatgggagaccagggaaaCAGCCAGGAAAGGAATCTCAGCCTTTGATTATAGCCAAAACTCCAGCAGAGGAGCAACGCCTGAAATTGGAGAGATTGATGAGAAACCCT GATAAACCTGCTCCTATCCCAGACCGACCGAAAGAATGGAACCCCCGGGCTCCTCCGGAGTTTGTGCGGGATGTGATGG GCTCCAGTGCAGGAGCTGGCAGTGGAGAATTCCATGTGTACAGACACCTTCGCAGGCGAGAGTATCAGAGACAGGACTTCCTGGACAAGATGACTGAGAAG CAAAAGATGGATTTGGACTATCTTGACAAGGTGTCAGATAACCAACAGGCAGCTGATGTAAGAACAGCCAAACGCAGGAAGAAAAG GGAAAAGCTGAAGCAGAAGAAGCTTATGGCAAAAAAAGCCAAGCAGGATGCCAACAAAG ATTCTGAGAAGTCCTCCTCCAGCAGTGAAGAGGACGACCAGGAGAGGGAGGCTGAGGATGATGCAGAGGCGCCCAGTTTCGTCATGGGGAAGAGATGA